A portion of the Sus scrofa isolate TJ Tabasco breed Duroc chromosome 5, Sscrofa11.1, whole genome shotgun sequence genome contains these proteins:
- the TBK1 gene encoding serine/threonine-protein kinase TBK1 isoform X2, producing the protein MNHLRENGIVHRDIKPGNIMRVIGEDGQSVYKLTDFGAARELEDDEQFVSLYGTEEYLHPDMYERAVLRKDHQKKYGATVDLWSIGVTFYHAATGSLPFRPFEGPRRNKEVMYKIITGKPSGAISGVQKAENGPIDWSGDMPVSCSLSRGLQVLLTPVLANILEADQEKCWGFDQFFAETSDILHRMIIHVFSLQQMTAHKIYIHSYNTATVFHELVYKQTKIISSNQELIYEGRRLVLEPGRLAQHFPETTEENPIFVVSREPLSTIGLIYEKISLPKVHPRYDLDGDASVAKAITGIVCYACRIASTLLLYQELMRKGIRWLIELVKDDYNETVHKKTEVVITLDFYIRNIEKTVTVYEKLMKINLETTELGEISDIHTKLLRLSSSQGTIETSLQDIESKLSPGGLLADTWTHQEGTHPKDRHVEKLQVLLNCITEIYYQFKKDKAERRLAYNEEQIHKFDKQKLFYHATKAMTHFTEECVKKYEAFLDKSEEWMRKMLHLRKQLLSLTNQCFDIEEEVSKYQDYTNELQETLPQKMFAASSGIKHTMTPIYPCSNTLVEMTLGMKKLKEEMEGVVKELAENNHILERFGSLTMDGGLRNVDCL; encoded by the exons ATGAATCATCTCCGAGAAAATGGCATAGTCCACCGTGATATCAAGCCAGGAAATATCATGCGTGTGATAGGGGAAGATGGACAGTCTGTgtacaaactcacagattttggtGCAGCCAGAGAATTAGAAGATGATGAGCAGTTTGTTTCTCTGTATGGCACAGAAGAATATTTG catCCTGATATGTATGAGAGAGCTGTGCTAAGAAAAGATCATCAGAAAAAATATGGAGCAACAGTTGATCTTTGGAGCATTGGGGTAACATTTTACCATGCAGCTACTGGATCACTGCCATTTAGGCCATTTGAAGGGCCACGTAGGAATAAGGAAGTGAT GTATAAAATAATTACTGGAAAGCCTTCTGGTGCCATATCTGGAGTACAGAAGGCAGAGAACGGGCCAATTGACTGGAGTGGAGACATGCCTGTTTCTTGTAGCCTTTCTCG GGGTCTTCAAGTTCTTCTTACCCCTGTTCTTGCAAACATCCTTGAGGCGGATCAGGAAAAGTGTTGGGGTTTTGACCAGTTTTTTGCAGAAACTAGTGATATACTTCACCGAATGATAATTCATGTTTTTTCTCTACAACAAATGACTGCTCATAAGATTTATATTCATAGCTATAATAC TGCTACTGTGTTTCATGAACTGGTgtataaacaaaccaaaattatttcttcaaatcaaGAACTTATATATGAAGGACGACGTTTAGTTCTAGAACCTGGAAGACTGGCACAGCACTTCCCTGAAACTACTGAGGAAAATCCCATCTTTGTAGTAAGCCGGGAACCTCTGAGTACCATAGGATTGATATATGAAAAAA TTTCCCTCCCTAAAGTGCATCCACGTTATGATTTAGATGGGGATGCCAGCGTGGCTAAG gCAATAACAGGAATTGTGTGTTATGCCTGTAGAATTGCCAGTACCTTGCTGCTTTATCAGGAATTAATGCGAAAGGGGATACGATGGTTGAT agaattAGTTAAAGATGATTATAATGAAACTGTTCACAAAAAGACAGAAGTTGTGATCACATTGGATTTCTACATCAGAAACATTGAAAAAACTGTGACAGT ATATGAAAAGTTGATGAAGATCAACCTAGAAACAACAGAGTTAGGTGAAATTTCAGACATACACACCAAATTGTTAAGA CTTTCCAGTTCTCAGGGAACAATAGAAACCAGTCTTCAGGATATTGAAAGCAAATTATCTCCAGGTGGATTGCTGGCTGATACATGGACCCATCAAGAAGGCACTCATCCAAAAGACAGACA TGTAGAAAAGCTACAAGTCCTGTTAAATTGCATCACAGAGATTTACTATCAAttcaaaaaagacaaagcagaaCGTA gacTAGCTTATAATGAAGAACAAATCCACAAATTTGACAA GCAAAAACTATTTTATCATGCAACAAAAGCTATGACCCACTTTACAGAAGAATGTGTTAAAAAGTATGAGGCATTTTTGGATAAGTCAGAAGAATGGATGAG AAAGATGCTGCATCTCAGGAAACAGTTACTATCCCTAACTAACCAGTGTTTTGATATTGAAGAAGAAGTGTCAAAGTATCAAGACTACACTAATGAG TTACAAGAAACATTGccacagaaaatgtttgcagCCTCCAGTGGAATCAAACATACCATGACCCCAATTTATCCATGTTCTAACACATTAGTAGAAATGACTCTTGG TATGAAGAAattgaaggaagaaatggaaggGGTAGTTAAAGAACTTGCCgaaaataatcacattttagAAAG gtTTGGCTCTTTAACCATGGATGGTGGCCTTCGCAATGTTGACTGTCTTTAG